In Aedes albopictus strain Foshan chromosome 3, AalbF5, whole genome shotgun sequence, the genomic window TTAGTTTAGATATGAATGTAGCAACGATTGACAATCACACATGCTCGAGGTATGACACGCGagttttttgtttaatatttgctGAAAAAACAAGGCTTCTTAGGTAGAAATTACCTCTACATAATTAAGGTTTGATCGTTgtattcttttatgctgaagatttatCCGACCTTACCTAATCGAAGCCACTACCAAAACTAGGCGTAGTCTCCGTCGAGAATCGAACGAACTAgcctgaaattttcacacaggTAGTTTTGTACGCCGTTTATCTTTGATTAGTCTGGAAGTCATCtggataactttccacgaactcattcgttttagatgatagatgacgaaagatgatctgggatagcacctcGTAGGTGGAATTCAGAGTGATGATCGGACATATATTATCACATTCTATCTTGTCAGCTTTCTTGTATATAGGGCATCTAACTCCTTCTTTCCATTCCTtcggtagttgttcggtttcccagatactGTCAATCAGCCGTTGCAGATAACTTTTCCGGGCTCGTCTGGGCTTATCCGGGCTGTTCTTGAGCTGACTTCCTTTACTTCACTCATCGTGGGAATTGGTTGGTTCCCAAGTAGTTATTTCTTCCGCTGTCTTGATCCTCGGTATCTGTGTTCTCTGTGCTATTTAGGTGTTCATCAAAGTGCTGCtcccatctttcgatcacctaacgttggtccgtcaagaggctcccgtttttattccaacacATTTCGGCTCgttgcacgaagccgttgcggattGCGTTTTTCTATTGTTGAACGTCTCTCCAAACTTTCTCCACTACACTCCTCTTTGAACCACATGTTCCTTCGATTTATATCTTATAAgtactcaatcgattttgtttatttttaacgTTACTAGAAAAATCGTAAAACAATACTCAGGAATTTATTTTACAACTTTGATTGATTGCTGAGACACTTATGCGCCTCTTGTAAATACACTAGATACGATTAAACGTTTCACATGTCAGTCTGATTAGCTTCGCCAGAAATCCATGTTTAAACATCAGACTTTAATTCATGCACATCATTTGATTATCACCTTCATGTGGTTAGAATCACAATTTGCACATTTCAGTATATTAAACAATGTCTGTTTCATCAATACTACCCTTTTCTAATCAATAATATTCCGTTCCCTCTCTACCTTTCCACAGATTGTCTCGGACCCCGGCAGTGCAAACCATCCTTCAGCAACGGGGGCACCAATGGAGCAGCCCATCTTCGACCAGAATCAACAAATCGTATCGCAGGACGAATACGACAGCCTGTGTCTGAGGCTGAAAGCCCTCCAAACCAAGAACGACAGCCTCATCCAGAAGCTCACCAGCAACTCGAACGACCGCAACGAGAACATCATCATCAAGCAGCTCAACGAAGAGCTCATCCAGGCGCGAGACGAAGCGGAAAAGTCTCAGCGCTGGCGCAAGGAATGCGTCGACCTGTGTGCCATTTCCACGGCTCGGCTGGAAGAACTGGCCGGGTTCCTGGACTCCCTGCTTAGGAACGAAGAATTCAGTGGAACGCTCTCGATAGCCCGCCGGAAGGCCATCCGCAAAGCGGTAGACCGCAGCTTGGACCTCTCGAGGAGTTTGAACATGTCCATATCGGTCACTCGATTCTCGCTTCCGGAGAACAGCTTTGCCAATCTGAGCAGCTTGACAGGCTTTTTGAATGGAACCGATCGGAGTCTCATACTTGAGGATGACGCCGATAAGGAGAACCAAGGAAGTGCCGAGAAAGTGATTGCCTCTTTGAAGGCAGAAAATCGTGAGCTCCGGGGCCAGTTGGAGGGTCGCGGAAGTGCCAAGAAGGCGGGTCATGCGGAAGTTAGGAAAAAGTTGATCCCACTGATGACCGAACCGGTGTCGGATTCGGAAGCGTGGTCGGAACCTGATAGGGATGTTTCGTTGGCTAGAATCGGACTGGAAGAGCGATCGTCGCTGACGAATTCCGGTGGTAAAGGGAAGAACATCTCTGCACGAGGACTTGGAGGAGTGTTGCAGGAATTCAGCTCTACTTCGGAGAATGAAGGTAACGGAAGTCATTTGAGGAAGCAAGGCGCTGAATTGAAGCAACTGCAGGAAGCGGTTCAGGAGAAAGACAGCAAAATTCTGGAAATTCAGACTCGAATGGTGGACCTGGACAATAAACTGCAGGAGGAGAAGATGAAAGCTGCGAGAACACAAATGGAGTTGGAGAATACACGGCATGTGAATCAGCGACTGGAAAAGGAGAATAATGAACAGTCTAGTAGCATGAAAAATAATGTGAAGCGTCTCGAGGAATTGAGTCGAGAGATTCATCAAAAGGACGAGTTTATCGAGAAGCTCAAGAAAGATCGCGACCAGGCGTTTGTCGACCTTCGGGTGGCTCTTATGAAGCATGACAGTCTGAAAGCGGAATATCAGGATTGTCAACAGAAACACAAGACTCAAATCGATTCCCTTCTGGCGCAGGAACGGCAGCGGTTGGAACAACTGCGTCAAGATCTGACCGAATCGTTTAACAGCCAGTTAAAAGCCAAACAGGCTTCATTCGAAGCTAGTCTGGAGGAAAGTTACATCTCCAAGAACATCTACCTGGAAAAGGTGAAGGAGCTTGAAGAGCTTCACATCCGATTAGAGGACGCCCATCTGAATTTGCTGAACATGACGGAGATTGAAGGCAAGATGAAGCAACAAGTAACAGAAGCGGAGAATTCCATCCAGAAGATGCGTAAAGCGCTGGATGAAGCGACTCTGCAAACGTCCAAGGCGGCACTGGAGCGCACCAAAGCAATGAACGAAAAGCGACTGCTAGAAGACGAACTGCAACACGTTCAACAAGACTTGGAAGCCGTCAAGGCCGAGAAGAATGAACTGAACGCAAGACTGGTCGAGGTCCAGGCCAGGTTGCAACAGGTTCAGCGCTTACCGCCGCAGCGATTGAACAGTTCATCCGGTGCCGAATGCTCCACAGCTTCCGGGTAcgcctcggaggaattcctgtcggtgGCAAATCGGAAGGCTAAGGTCGAACCCGGCCTGCGAGTGGAAAACTCATCTCCAGATCTTGGCATCGAAAGCGACGCTGGACGACTGTCCAATCCGGAAACCAATCCGAGGACGTCGGCTGCAACCGGCGGCGAAGGGGCGCTCAGTCCCGCTAGGCCGCTGCTCAAGACGCTGGAGCTTACGAAATCGATGAGCGATCTGCTGATGGATCCAAAACAGGAAGGTAAGTTTAGATGGCGTTGTAGATTTAGTATTGCCTTTTTCCAGGATGAATGGATGTCACATAACGTTTGAAAGGATTTCAAGAATCGTGATCACATgcctgtgtcatttggcataaccaAAATGCATCCTACTTTATagaccaaatgtccattatgtcaAATAGGTACTCATACCAAATGGCACAGACTCGTTTGATCGGCACCATTTCCATCTAGATCTTTTATCAACACTCTTCCATGTTGTTCCCCGTTTCAGCCAACCCAGAGCTCAACTCGTCCGCTCAAGCCACCGCCGACAGTACCAGATCAGTTGTGCACGACTGTGCCAAAATCGAGGCCGATTTCGCCGAGCTGAAGCGCCGGTACAAGCAAACCCGGCGCCACCTGGAGCTGGCCTACGACAGTATTAAGTCGTCCAACAAGCGCAAGGAGCAGCTGGAACGGGACATCAAGCAGCAAATCCAAAAGACCAACGTCGTGCTCAAAACGGTCCGCACCAACATGACCAACGAGCTGGAGAAATCCGGCTCCGGTAGTGCGCTTCCCCAGACCACCGAAACCGGTCGCAAGAGCTGAAGCTCGGGCTCGGGCTATACCTAGACCATGTGATGTGATGTGTGGTGCGAATAAGAGAGAATTGTAAAATAGGTAAAACTGTGAAGGATGGTGCGGGAAGCATGTTTGTACATTTCGCGAGAGTGTGTTGTAGAAAAATTCTGCTGAAGAGATTGTTTGGTTAGTGTCATAGATTTGTAAGGTTTTATCCTTTTTTTCCTCCAGTAGCAAACAACTGACTGaacttttttatttcgtttttattttGTGAATACTTGCTGACGCCCACGACGCGCACACTTACACACGCACACTAATTTATTTGTATTCCAATGACTACTTTAATGGCTGACGCTGTTTTGATTAAAACGGTTTTTATAGAAAGAAGAAGTTTACCCAATGAATACGTGTAGTGGTTTATCACAGCAGTCCGACTTGGTGAATTCGTTTCATTTCTCATCTCATCTGTCATCTCCTATTTTtcaatcaatgaacagatggtgggtctgcaagttgtactcacGAAATTGACATAGGATTTCTGtcgtttacattttaccgacggggaAAAActgatttatttaattaattgaaAAGCTGTTGCTACATTGTACAGCAGTGAAATCCTAGTCCAACTTTGAAAAGCCACAGagtttttgtggggtgtgaattgaaggttcaCTTCAtgaagtgaatctggcgaagtgaaaaatAAACGGTGATGTAGAACAGTTCGGCTAGCTACTGCTACGGTGCGGTtgtcttcgtcgtacgcaaaacgagacaAATTTTCAACTTATAAGTGGAGtggaattgaaacgtgaaattgatGATTATTGATACCGTCgaggggggtgacaatgggtctggggggtgagattgggtcaaaacagagatacataaaatttgaaatagctcatcaactatcgctaatttgtattgaaaactttatattatttcaaagaggagatgctTTTACACGTCATGCTGCAGAATaaaatgttttgcaataatctttttttgttaaatttgtggctaaacttatatgatgaaactactagtaaatcactctgaacaaatttctccttcgtaatgtttaacacaagtacctaaccataaattttcttataagtgattagctgtaggtatacctggttgatgcaatgaaaaaaagcTGGATGTCATtgctttttttatttgaaaattcaatatttttgaccctatgtctaaatattaagaatgggggtgagattgggtcaagcaagttaccGAGTGCACATGATCTTAACTAAATTTCAGCTTGTTATCCAGtttccatttgacgttagagtggtgccatgtttaccaaatattcacaaatgcacgctttctttcgaaaatatgtcgagaagtgtcaaacgagtgtgttaatacgtttagtgcctaatatCATTTaaaacaatacacccatgcgtttgggcAGCTCTTCTTATCGTCAGCTAATCTTAAAGAGTATTGCAATATCGTAAACTCACAAtatagacttaatagcgttcctctatctcgagatggagtgatttgctttagcaatatagaggccaatgatcatgtacataagagtaaaggctgggtatgctgcgcaattcagatcccgttgtgatccactagcctctgcccagcaactcctatccctacctccacgcggtaccggccggaaactatgagcaaccttagggaagatcgggtaaccaaccccggtgggaactttggtcgtaggctgacagggaagggggggtttgcttcggcaaacctgagcgtctgttctccaggaggagcggctcacaacagcgtctgatccccatgttaggggcggctgatctacgtctgagtgccagggaaggactctaagctcaactgtgcactatggtcctccggaaagtagggggttggtgtcaggccctacgagccagccgtaaaaaaccattgtaacggaaaatcagcaacagaataatacgaaccgagaccaacggcaacgactccagcgaacgaaaaggacttgcgattggaaactcggtacgtggaactgccgatctctcaacttcattgggagcacccgcatactcgccgatctactgaaggaccgcgggttcggcatcgtagcgctgcaggaggtgtgtttgacaggatccatggtgcgaacgcttagaggtaatcataccatttaccagagctgcggcaacacacgcgagctgggaacagctttcatcgtgatgggtgatatgcagaggcgcgtgatcggttggtggccgatcgacgaaagaatgtgcaggttgaggatcaaaggccgattcttcaacttcagcataataaacgtgcacagcccacactccggaagtactgatgatgacaaggacgcattttacgcgcagctcgaacgtgagtacgatcgctgcccaagccacgacgtcaagatcatcataggtgatttgaacgctcaggtaggccaggaggaggaattcaaaccgacgattggtaagttcagcgcccaccagcagacgaacgaaaacggcctacgactcattgatttcgccgcctccaaaaatatggccatacgtagcacctttttccaacacagcctcccttatcgttacacctggagatcaccacagcagacggaatctcaaatcgaccacgttctgattgacggacgacacttctccgacattatcgacgtcaggacctatcgtggcgccaacatcgactccgaccactatctggtgatggtcaaactgcgcccaaaactctccgtcatcaacaatgtacggtaccggcgaccgccacggtacaacctagagcgactgaagcaaccggatgtcgcctcagcatacgcgcagaatctcgaagccgcgttgccagacgagggcgagctcgatgaggcccctctagaggactgctggagtacagtgaaagcagccatcaacgacgcagccgagagcaccatcggatacgtggaacggaatcgacggaacgaatggttcgacgaagagtgcagaacggttttggaggagaagaatgcagcgagggcggtaatgctgcagcaagggactcgacagaacgtggaacgttataaacagaagcggaaacagcagacccgcctctttcgggagaaaaagcgccgcctggaagaagcggagtgtgaagaaatggaactgctgtgccgttcccaagaaacacggaagttctatcagaagctcaacgcatcccgcaacggcttcgtgccgcgagccgaaatctgcagggataaagacggaggcctcttgacggacggacgtgaggtgatcgaaaggtggaagcagcacttcgatcagcacctgaacggcgtggagaacgtaggcgcgggagcccacggcaatggaggaaacgacgacgccagtgcagcggaggacggaaacgaaccaactcccacgttgagggaagttaaggatgccattcaccagctcaaaaccaacaaagcagctggtaaggatggtatcgcagctgaactcatcaagatgggcccagaaaagttggccacctgtttgcatcggctgatagtcaggatctgggaaaccgaacagctaccggaggagtggaaggaaggggtaatctgccccattcacaagaaaggcgaccatttggaatgtgagaacttcagggcgatcactattttgaatgctgcctacaaagtgctatcccagatcatcttccgtcgcctgtcacctaaaacaaatgagttcgtgggaagttatcaagccggcttcatcgacggccggtcgacaacggaccagatctttaccgtacggcaaatcctccagaaatgccgtgaataccaggtcccaacgcatcacctgttcatcgacttcaaagcggcatacgacagtatcgaccgcgcagagctatggagaatcatggacgaaaacggctttcctgggaagctgactagactgattaaagcaacgatggacggtgtgcaaaactgcgtaagggtttcgggtgaactatccagttcatttgaatctcgccggggactgagacaaggtgatggactctcatgcctactcttcaacatcgctctggaaggtgtgatgcgacgagccgggctcaacagccggggaacgattttcacaaaatccggtcaatttgtgtgctttgcggacgacatggacattattgcaagaacatttggaacggtggcagagctgtacacccgcctgaaacgcgaagcagcaaaggtcggactggtggtgaatgcctcaaaaacaaagtacatgctggtaggcggaaccgaaaacgaccggatccgtctgggtagtaatgttacgatagacggggatattttcgaggtggtggaggaattcgtctaccttggatccttactgacggctgacaacaacgtgagccgtgaaattcggaggcgcatcatcagcggaagtcgggcctactacgggctccagaagaaactgcggtcgaaaaagattcacccacgcaccaaatgcaccatgtacaaaatgctaataagaccggtaatcctctacgggcacgagacatggaccatgctcgaggaggacctgcaagcactcggagttttcgagcgacgcgtgctaaggacgatcttcggcggtgtgcaggagaacggtgtgtggcggagaagaatgaaccacgagctcgctgcactttacggcgaacccagcatccagaaggtggccaaagccggaaggatacggtgggcagggcatgttgcaagaatgccggacaacaaccctgcaaagctggtgtttgcaactgatccggttggcacaagaaggcgtggagcgcagagagcacgatgggcggaccaggtggaacgtgacttggcgagcattgggcgcaaccgaggatggagagcggcagccacgaaccgtgtattatggagaaatattgttgattcagttttatcttgaatttgatgtaatactaaataaatgaaaatgaaagagtttataacggagggtttggttaaacatttcttatgcagtatactaaaactatcatgttttttacgatcaatctttcaatgtgcccctccctcattgtaatcctcCTCCTCTTATGGAGGTTGAAACCACGGGCGTGAATCTTCATCACGAAAAGAGCCGCTCGTTTGATTGGtggacactagcgaacctggtggtggaaagcaagctttattgtacagcgagcataggacgggagcgaggcacgctttgatgattttttatttctctaaggaaattcattccaatcgagttctccaagtgaaaattttacgacttccacctcgaaacttcaaattgttcgaagatacacatctgttctgtgttgaaactctaaatgaggatgattatggtggctaaaaatagcGATACAGCATAcgaacgttattttatcaaatttcaaccattttttcggttgtattaggccttttaggtggattaatcatcttttaaaaattcctaagtttttattcgtcatgataacattgtgttttaagtaggtttactagatatgatcaataaaattaacttatattcttagataggcgattttgaatactttgacccattctcaccccctctaaggggtgagattgggtctaTTTTCAATTATTTGTCGTTTAGTacgcaattcatataacgtgatactttcttgctaaactatcattaccacatagaagagtatatacaatatataaaaatgagtttgaagttcctttgaggcaacaaaactcaagaattgATGAAGCGATCAACATGACTCTTGCAcgattcggttcgtattcgtggtggctgtgtttatattttcaaaaagttacgtatatcaactagaaaagtaagaaaattgataatgtactaatttttcatgagctgggaaggaaatcaacacgatcgaaaataaaccaatctagagtgcgatgcAGCGataacctcaacagttgtcaaaccaccacatcttggcaagacaaagtttgccgggactgctagtaccaaataaaaagttattccgacttcaattgcatttgtatttaacaaacaatctttgagtatccttttttgacccattctcacccccaacgacggtagttaACTTCTTTTTGCTTCTATCTGATAAACCATTAACAAAGGTAAGTtgaaatatctgtaattattggctatttctcgtctgatatgacgggaattcgcgcatatgacgaagtagatttctaccctagCATGAAAAAAGAAgtgagcacggtgtgaggcgtcgatATCATGCTACTggaagaacaaggctatcttggattaatCGTATCCTGcatcatttatcgttagaagcgATTTTCTTCCATCATTGGGCATATTATTATGATATCTACATCTACGGTCAAGTTTACTCCCTTATCATATTTGCCACAAAGCGGTGTGATGCATGCGGTTTCCAATGGCGTTGAACGCCTGCTATATATAAAGCAGTTACAGCTTCAGATAATTCAAAACACTATTGATCATGGATTCAGAACAACGTGACCTCGCGCTGCGTGTCATCCCCGTTCTGGAGGACGGAGACCAGCAGGATCTATACCGGTACATCTGTAAGTACTTTTCCACCAGAATGGGCCCTTCGGTGTCGACAGAAGCAAAGAAAGAGCTAGGCATCATAATGCTGTCGAAACTGCGCGGAACCTACGCCCTGATGGCGACCCAGCGAAAGTGCGAAACATACGAGGACATCATTTCCAAAGTCGTCCGATAGGCTGTCGGAGTTGAGCTTTTGAAATAGAACCAAACGATCGGATTAAACCATGttcgcattttgtttttttttttatttgtttctcCGAACTTCATCCTATCACAATATcagttgtttaaatttctatgttGCTTAAAATACTTCTTTGGCGTTCGCTTGTGAACTGTATTACTAGTTAGTTATTTGTTAAGAGTTCTTGTATAAATTCCCATAATGCTATTTCGTATCGAATAGATTCTCTGCGCGCTGATGGCGTTCGAATGAGTTAAAATGCGTTGATTTGCTGCGGGGTTATCCGTTTTGTGCAGAAGCGTCTCTTAATCGTTTGTATTTGGAGATTATCTCGTTAATTGGCACGCGGTGTAATTAACAATGCAATTGATTTATTTCAGTCCTACCTAATACCGCAGTGGAACAGAAGAGATGGGAAATGCGAGTAAATTCGATATCTCTGCTCTTAGTGGATGGTACTGAATGAGTTATTGACATTCTGACGAAATCTTTATAGAATCAGTAAAAAAGGTAACGAAtgaatacagattttttttttaaatccttttaTTTCTTTAATGTGGAGCCAGAGTGGAATAAAACGAGCTGAATACATGGTTCTCTAGTATCGAGCGGCACATGACACCCTCTTTAGCTGAatctatagagatttttgcattttgtGTCAAACAATCATTCGATTCCATTCACTCCGAGCAAAGATATTAGGGAAATTCACTTAgccagcgtaaactgattaaacgtcgcgatcaccaaggcaatctttgattatttcattcgcaaaatcataaaacatttcaaatgagcagaaaatcatggcttacgcagcaatttaatctgtttagtgagtatccCTAATAAATTTATTCGCATACCACACTTGTTTTCTATCCATTTTGATGAGTTGTGTTATAGCAAAAATTAGAAAGAGAAGCTCCATCCTAGCTGTTTTTTGAGTTGATATGAGAACATCACTACTGATTGCTTCTGTGAAGAATGTGAAGAATGGAAGCACCACAAACTAGTAGATCGAAATCCTACGGAACCGGAAGTAAAGCAAAGAGAACCTACTATAGTGCGTTTGAAAGCTGGtactacactgaagtttttttttacgcggtttttttttacgcggtttttttttacgcggttttttttacgcggtccgtcctaaaaaaaaaccgcgttatttcaagacccgtcgtaaaaaaaaaccgcgttatttcaaaaaccgtcgtaaaaaaaatccgcgttttttcaaaaacacgcgtaaaatagtcagcaccacatctaacgtgacttgactttttttacgacgttttttgaaataacgcggtttttttttacgacgggtcttgaaataacgcggtttttttttacgacgggtcttgaaataacgcggtttttttttacgcggtttttttttacgcgggaccattaccgtcgtaaaaaaaaacttcagtgtacttctATAGCTCACTACTGATTGATGATTCATTGATTGATTGGTGTGCTCTGAATATTCTGGAAAAGattaacttttttaaattttgtaaaatttaaatCTCGTTTTACTTTtgctttttcatatatttttgttttgatcAACAAATTTTGATTCTGCTCTTCCAGTTGGATGCAACAATTCCATAAATCTACTCTCTACGTGTTAATTGATTGATTTGGATGCTAGGATAGCTGTTTGCCGTTATCTGTACTAGGATCAGTTAATTTTACTCAGTTAAAGCTGTGTGCagtattaaattgattgattgCCACAATGTGTTTCTCCTCGTGGTACGTGCGCAAGATGTGACCCAGTACCGAAGAGATATCGTTATCGCTAAGCCACATTGTCATAGTAGAGGAATTGTCCAGCATGGAGAGGAGCGCTGCGGATGTAGAAATAGAACATTGTTAGCGGATGTTATTGTGTTCGAATTTGTCTAATGAACTAACGCTTACCAATAAACATCTTTGGGTTTCCTAAGCTAATTTGTACTTGGGGTGAGGCCAACAGCACCTGCAGTATTGGAGAATCCTGAGGCAAACCGTCACGCAACTCGGTTAGGCTTTTACTTCGATTGCCCAGCAACCACTCGCACTGAAATAACCGTAAAAAGGAAATCATTTCTGAATAGGTAGCTCCTCGATccacgatcattttaaatcttagttgtggctttcacaaccagaggcgcgcgcatcgtttttctttgcatttgacgtttcacactagtgccttctgttgacgacaATGTAGAACGCAGTGCTTCGTGaagcatttccaccaggtgatgatagtgtgTAGTGGGTGATGGATTCTCACAAAACTTGTTCtaggtattacgtctgtttgtctgtggtttagctATATTGAatctttgaacattttaaattgccATCTAATGAGCAAATTATGAAGTAAACTACCACCAACTAAGAAGCATTGAGTACATTGACGATAGTAGTTGTCTAAATCTCTAAGAAATACTGTCGCATAAATAGAACGCTGGCCACAAACCGGTAACAAAGGCAAACTTACCGCTGCGGCCTGGTTATTCCTCGTGGCAACCAACGCTTCCCGAACGTTCTTCTCGTTGAAGCCCATCTCGACGATGGATGCCACCATCTCCTGCGTCGGATACACATCTCGGTCCGAGTATTGCCGGATAATGTCCAACAAAACCTCCACGTGGTCAACCTTTTGACGAAACCGTTGCACGTCATCTTCGTCCGAGTCCTGATGCTGTTGTGCGCTTGCATCATCGTTGCTGGGACTACCAGCCTGTGAGGTATTGGCCGACTCGTCGATGTCTGGTTCTGCTTCAGCCAGGGGAGGAGGTCGATCTCCGGCACTGGTGGATGCTTCGTTGCCGTCATTGCTACCAGCAACCAGCAACGTCGTTGTTTGGATTGTTTTAGCGGGTGTATCACAGTTCAACAGCTTCACCGAGCTATCGTTTTGTATTAGCCAATCCAGAGCGGCTGGGAACACATTTCTGAAAAAGGAGGATGAAGTCGCATGTTCGTAATAACCGTTAAAACAGTCAGCAACATACTTGGTAATTTCCATTGCTTGATGAATTTTGTCCAACGAGAAACCCATCTCCAGCAGTGTTTcgatcgatcggacttgatgccGTCGTCGGTTGaccagcctctggttgaagaggGCAATCAA contains:
- the LOC134284228 gene encoding centrosomin-like isoform X4 codes for the protein MSGIFKYTPNRAAASTPNRRSAFGLGFGGSPGQQDATMDNSYTMGFRSPSMNALAGQSSPGQGRSLREYEEQMSALRKENFNLKLRIYFLEENAGIGGGGGSGGNTSGGANTGTGAGITGHGSPTDGTIAPESLFKQNIDLKVELESLRKDLQEKQDLLCQAAKAMEMMEESQRKAEHHHREVLSDMEHRLEMLQQEIKQMEAADRQHQHQQQEQHHTHTANITRSALNDTNLLDILEKQQHLELNVVDKLQALDMDNVIRQCRAQNEELWRQVGDLNRQLEEKQHKLNTLEVQLSEMRYECAELRDKLEENDRSTSDAEVLRLKKDLFQAKSELAEKLCQLDDTEVKLKEKSAELFKTAKMVEKLVKTITELEKENARLKRNSIVSDPGSANHPSATGAPMEQPIFDQNQQIVSQDEYDSLCLRLKALQTKNDSLIQKLTSNSNDRNENIIIKQLNEELIQARDEAEKSQRWRKECVDLCAISTARLEELAGFLDSLLRNEEFSGTLSIARRKAIRKAVDRSLDLSRSLNMSISVTRFSLPENSFANLSSLTGFLNGTDRSLILEDDADKENQGSAEKVIASLKAENRELRGQLEGRGSAKKAGHAEVRKKLIPLMTEPVSDSEAWSEPDRDVSLARIGLEERSSLTNSGGKGKNISARGLGGVLQEFSSTSENEGNGSHLRKQGAELKQLQEAVQEKDSKILEIQTRMVDLDNKLQEEKMKAARTQMELENTRHVNQRLEKENNEQSSSMKNNVKRLEELSREIHQKDEFIEKLKKDRDQAFVDLRVALMKHDSLKAEYQDCQQKHKTQIDSLLAQERQRLEQLRQDLTESFNSQLKAKQASFEASLEESYISKNIYLEKVKELEELHIRLEDAHLNLLNMTEIEGKMKQQVTEAENSIQKMRKALDEATLQTSKAALERTKAMNEKRLLEDELQHVQQDLEAVKAEKNELNARLVEVQARLQQVQRLPPQRLNSSSGAECSTASGYASEEFLSVANRKAKVEPGLRVENSSPDLGIESDAGRLSNPETNPRTSAATGGEGALSPARPLLKTLELTKSMSDLLMDPKQEANPELNSSAQATADSTRSVVHDCAKIEADFAELKRRYKQTRRHLELAYDSIKSSNKRKEQLERDIKQQIQKTNVVLKTVRTNMTNELEKSGSGSALPQTTETGRKS